One window of the Pieris rapae chromosome 11, ilPieRapa1.1, whole genome shotgun sequence genome contains the following:
- the LOC110998764 gene encoding uncharacterized protein LOC110998764, whose translation MFKFVVLLSVTALASGQSASGLVKNIYNECLSQYSVECVKPRTLEWISQVANDDEIKITDNMSIFRTAIAEEEDDDPRMAKDPNYAMFNSVERFIETHSLRVKVPDEIARSAASEYVPRSLLMDLPSELDMPLDGEEEVETFEGRKKKIKLPKPLRIKSKHGFIKKVILPFLLGLKFKTAVLVPLALALIAMKTWKALTLGLISLVLSGAMVIFKFTKPKVVNYEVIHYPQHHVEHHVDHHAPAWDAHGPYQRSYEDAQDIAYAGQL comes from the exons ATGTTCAAGTTCGTAGTGTTATTATCAGTGACGGCCTTAGCCAGTGGCCAGTCCGCATCTGGCTTAGTGAAGAACATTTACAATGAATGCCTAAGCCAATATTCAGTGGAATGTGTGAAACCGAGGACCCTGGAATGGATTTCACAAGTTGCGAACGATGATGAGATCAAGATCACGGATAATATGTCTATCTTCAGAACAGCGATAGCTGAAGAAGAAGATGATGATCCAAGGATGGCTAAGGACCCAAATTACGCGATGTTTAATAGTGTTGAACGTTTTATTGAGACACATTCTTTAAGAGTGAAGGTACCTGATGAAATTGCCCGCAGTGCTGCTTCGGAATACGTGCCACGATCTCTTCTGATGGACTTACCGTCTGAGTTGGACATGCCATTGGATGGCGAAGAGGAGGTGGAGACTTTCGAAGGCAGGAAGAAGAAGATCAAGCTCCCTAAGCCTTTGAGAATTAAGAGCA AACATGGATTCATCAAGAAGGTGATTCTGCCCTTCCTCCTGGGTCTTAAATTCAAGACTGCTGTTCTCGTTCCTTTGGCGCTGGCTCTGATTGCTATGAAGACATGGAAGGCTTTGACTCTTGGACTCATCTCCTTGGTTCTTTCtg GTGCCATGGTAATCTTCAAGTTCACCAAACCCAAGGTTGTGAACTACGAAGTAATTCACTACCCTCAGCACCATGTGGAACACCATGTTGACCACCATGCCCCAGCCTGGGATGCTCATGGGCCATACCAGCGATCATACGAAGATGCCCAAGACATAGCTTACGCTGGGCAACTATAA
- the LOC111002437 gene encoding uncharacterized protein LOC111002437, producing the protein MSATRRFCYRHRWTDFVIYIIILICYSSAEDVKSDISRKLKFVDSVTGRHFSDVYQNGTFRTGNGLWDNILNKCAVNPSISCLQNNFYSYLDESLDFNGDVNVASGVSFRKNSVDMNKFSKEANIIYLTGSNDRQDERSFDAENEIDDEEDSETPLEEVTDALYNKGVKFLMTHDMKLTLPEVMFHGATLKVSPRALTKTGALVHIDLEPKENGEGRLFFHKIKKYLRKKLIMAALAIILVIKLIALKLIFVLPIVLGVTTAKKMFLKMLLFMFPALSHIFKLCSWYHQNYHTTKYHHHHHLITHHHKTPHGHPPPTVYGPPSHGSVLVKPHIETHGPSFEHYPQDWELSGPGLGSEYLSDIHRNAIANFKPQVNDGNDINSWGLGLPPGSGSLNAGEYAGSSNVPNAVPPPHGNNVPNNNGRPVGPPAQAPNPYYRNKKNNPQDPIQAEKEALIRAATLAAHAPPSPVRDELLRVSAAKLNENNRVRTETELVRQQQEILAAEDPDTIQAEQFYGTLLEKVDAILTPLGAVDIGCRERVICALYRDPFRHAPYSNLVSNELSKDSSELVPPADSKMALRYYRYVQAARDGQEQKDCMSLYPNCNINYNRK; encoded by the exons ATGTCAGCCACACGGCGGTTTTGTTATCGACACCGATGGACAGACTttgtgatatatattataattctaatatGTTATAGTTCAGCTGAAGACGTTAAAAGTGATATATctagaaaactaaaattcgTAGATTCAGTGACTGGTCGTCATTTTAGTGATGTTTACCAAAATGGTACGTTTAGAACTGGTAATGGTTTGTgggacaatattttaaataagtgcgCAGTAAATCCATCGATCAGTTGTTtgcaaaataacttttattcgTATTTAGATGAGAGTTTAGATTTCAATGGTGATGTTAATGTGGCAAGTGGTGTGAGTTTTAGGAAGAATAGTGTggatatgaataaatttagtaaagaagctaatataatttacctcACTGGAAGCAATGATAGGCAGGATGAGCGGTCGTTTGATGCTGAAAATGAAATTGATGACGAGGAAGATTCAG AAACACCCTTAGAAGAAGTCACTGATGCCTTATACAACAAGGGTGTGAAATTCCTCATGACTCATGACATGAAGCTTACACTCCCCGAAGTAATGTTCCACGGGGCCACTCTGAAGGTCTCTCCAAGGGCATTGACGAAGACCGGAGCACTAGTACACATAGATCTGGAGCCAAAGGAAAATGGTGAAGGACGGCTGTTCTTCCATAAAATAA AAAAGTACCTTAGAAAGAAGCTGATTATGGCAGCCCTAGCTATTATATTGGTCATCAAGCTGATAGCACTAAAACTAATATTCGTACTGCCCATAGTTTTAGGGGTGACTACGGCTAAGAAAATGTTCCTAAAAATGCTTCTTTTCATGTTCCCGGCCTTAAGTCACATATTTAAACTGTGTTCGTGGTATCACCAGAATTACCATACTACAAAATATCATCATCACCATCACTTGATCACTCATCATCATAAG ACCCCTCACGGACACCCGCCCCCTACTGTTTACGGCCCTCCTTCTCACGGGTCGGTATTGGTCAAGCCCCACATAGAGACCCATGGACCCAGCTTCGAGCATTACCCCCAAGATTGGGAGCTCTCTGGACCAGGACTTGGAAGCGA ATACCTATCAGACATCCACCGGAATGCGATAGCCAATTTCAAGCCGCAAGTAAATGACGGAAATGATATCAATTCCTGGGGTCTTGGGCTTCCTCcag GTTCGGGCTCATTAAACGCAGGAGAGTATGCTGGTAGCAGTAACGTCCCGAACGCAGTACCTCCGCCTCACGGGAATAATGTTCCTAATAATAATGGCCG ACCTGTTGGTCCTCCTGCGCAGGCTCCAAATCCTTATTATAggaataagaaaaataatccaCAGGATCCGATACAAGCTGAAAAGGAAGCAttg ATCCGAGCTGCAACGCTAGCTGCCCACGCGCCGCCGTCTCCCGTTCGAGATGAGTTATTGCGCGTCTCTGCCGCTAAGCTGAATGAAAACAATCGGGTCAGAACTGAGACAGAGCTAGTCAGACAACAACAGGAAATATTGGCTGCCGAGGACCCG gaTACAATACAGGCTGAGCAGTTCTACGGGACTTTATTAGAAAAAGTAGATGCCATACTAACTCCACTAGGGGCGGTAGATATCGGATGCAGAGAGAGAGTAATTTGTGCCTTATACAGAGATCCATTCAGACATGCGCCATATAGTAATTTAGTCTCCAATGAGCTTAGCAA gGATTCAAGCGAGTTAGTACCACCAGCTGACAGCAAGATGGCGCTACGCTACTACAGATACGTACAGGCGGCTAGAGATGGGCAGGAGCAAAAAGATTGTATGAGTTTATACCCCAACTgtaatatcaattataatagAAAGTAA